A region from the Aegilops tauschii subsp. strangulata cultivar AL8/78 chromosome 5, Aet v6.0, whole genome shotgun sequence genome encodes:
- the LOC120964181 gene encoding uncharacterized protein produces the protein MSSVTSGASSTSPWSSRVLPSSQLVLPLAQIPNPTSPAPPSRSRELPSFSVPPAPDMRIRRAASRLLGVAPSAASSSQPPRPNLPPLRPADGGGPPPCVTNMAVADLMDQLGIQDPEDDKHFKETYFWDGLPSLPKHHPWGSRYHFPATTCADSIEEKEEMAVDMLDDIILEPRIVEKNSEKNKSTTTKGEEEKNKSKQETKGKGKVEADESDAARGGWPCKQNERRFCGRTASQPNSYCLHHSHQKPRAILKPAHSKRITAHRDLGLGFYYYDGFGPSGNTKRQRGSSSLPEPIEQKEEVSPEHHVDFSAGLVGVADEENQVASESEYIDKARSDDCTDVTIASYDDGSNDEDSPDYNGENIKVSKNTSKKRGKKPLKARSLKSLM, from the exons ATGTCGTCAGTGACAAGTGGGGCCTCGTCCACCTCACCCTGGTCTTCGCGTGTCCTGCCTTCGTCTCAGTTAGTCCTGCCTCTTGCCCAAATCCCAAACCCTACCTCGCCAGCGCCACCCTCCAGATCCCGAGAGCTCCCCTCGTTCTCCGTCCCTCCGGCGCCAGACATGCGGATCCGCAGGGCCGCCTCCCGCCTGCTCGGCGTCGCcccctccgccgcctcctcctcccagccGCCCCGACCCAATCTGCCTCCGCTCCGGCCAGCCGACGGCGGCGGCCCGCCGCCCTGCGTGACGAACATGGCGGTAGCGGACCTGATGGACCAACTCGGCATCCAAGATCCCGAG GATGACAAGCACTTCAAGGAAACTTACTTCTGGGATGGCCTTCCTAGCCTTCCCAAACACCATCCCTGGGGATCTAGGTATCATTTCCCAGCCACCACCTGTGCCGACTCTATTGAGGAAAAAGAGGAGATGGCCGTTGACATGCTCGATGACATCATCTTGGAACCGCGTATCGTGGAGAAGAACTCTGAGAAAAACAAGAGCACCACGACGAAGGGtgaggaagagaagaacaagAGCAAGCAAGAGACAAAAGGGAAGGGGAAGGTGGAGGCAGATGAGAGTGATGCTGCCAGAGGAGGATGGCCATGCAAGCAGAATGAAAGGCGGTTCTGCGGGCGGACCGCGAGCCAGCCCAACTCGTACTGCTTGCACCACTCTCACCAGAAGCCTCGTGCCATCTTGAAGCCAGCTCATAGCAAGAGGATCACTGCCCACCGTGACTTGGGACTAGGGTTCTACTACTATGATGGGTTCGGCCCGTCAGGCAACACCAAGAGGCAACGCGGATCAAGCAGTTTGCCAGAACCTATTGAACAGAAAGAGGAGGTGTCGCCTGAACACCACGTCGATTTTAGTGCAGGTCTGGTTGGAGTTGCTGACGAAGAAAATCAAGTCGCGTCGGAGTCAGAATACATTGACAAGGCTAGGTCCGACGATTGCACTGATGTCACAATCGCTAGCTACGACGATGGCAGCAACGATGAAGACTCGCCTGACTACAATGGCGAAAACATTAAGGTGAGCAAGAACACAtcgaagaagagggggaagaagcCTTTGAAAGCCCGATCACTCAAGTCATTGATGTGA